Proteins found in one Nymphalis io chromosome 4, ilAglIoxx1.1, whole genome shotgun sequence genomic segment:
- the LOC126781922 gene encoding cytochrome b5-like produces the protein MSELKRFTRKEILNRNTKQDAVFIIENEVYDVTPFLDDHPGGHEVLLNVAGKDASEDFDDVGHSSDAKHMMKKYKIGELVDEDKIEFKRRQYSWEEYNKENSSGSFVSSWKFPVVLGLLMTVLYTYLFGYQ, from the coding sequence atgtccgaATTGAAAAGATTCACGCGTAAAGAAATCCTAAACCGAAACACGAAGCAGGATGCAGTGTTTATCATAGAGAATGAAGTGTATGATGTCACACCATTTTTAGACGATCATCCCGGAGGACATGAGGTATTGTTAAATGTAGCCGGCAAAGACGCCAGTGAGGACTTTGATGATGTAGGTCACAGTAGTGATGCTAAACATATGatgaagaaatataaaattggtGAACTCGTCGACGAAGACAAGATCGAATTTAAAAGACGTCAATACAGCTGGGaggaatataataaagaaaattccaGTGGCAGTTTTGTAAGCTCGTGGAAGTTCCCTGTAGTTCTTGGTTTGCTGATGACTGTACTATATACGTATTTGTTCGGATACCAATAA